The Terriglobales bacterium genome contains the following window.
TACACGCTCGATCCTGAGAGTGCGCACGCTTACTGGATTCTCGGTGCTGTGATCACCGCCGCTCCATTTGTGCTCGCGGGATATTTCCTCCATGTTGACTTCACGCAATCCGGGCTATGGATGTTCGGCGCGATTGCTCTTGCGGTGATCATCATCGTCCTCTTTGCCAGCATCATGACGGCGCGGAGCATGAAAGGCGTGCGCACCCGCGTGGAGATTCTAGGCTTCCAGGAGTTTATGAACCGGGTCGATGCCGACCGGCTGAAGCGAATGCCGCCTGACACATTCGAGAAGTTCCTGCCCTATGCAATGGCGCTTGGTGTAGAGCACCGCTGGGCAAAAGCATTTCAGGGGATCGTGCAGAATCCGCCAACTTGGTATGAGGGCACGTACGGGCCGAGCTTCAACACCTGGCTGTTCATGCACAATTTGAACGCTATGGCGTTAGACACGACCTCAGCATTCGTATCGACCCCACGCGCAAGCTACAGCAACTCTGGCTTCAGCGGCAGTGGCGGTTTCAGCGGTGGCGGATTCTCAGGAGGAGGTTTCGGCGGAGGTGGTGGCGACGCGTTCTAGCAGCGAAAAGGGACCGGACTATGAGGAGTTCCTGATTCCTTATCGCGGTGAAGGTGATCATCCTGAGACCTCATTTTTGCCGAAGGACCTTATGGTTGGCGTTGCTCCTGCGGTTGTGTTGGTTTTGGGAAGACAACACCAACGGCAACCGCAAACGCAGGGTCCTTCGCCGGCGTCGCTTCGCTCCTTGGCTCAGGATGACAAAGGTTGGTAAATAACAGGTTTGTCATGCTGAGGCGAATGCCGAAGCACCCTGTGTTTGGTGTTGCTGTTGATTTTTGCGAAGCTTAGCAGCGTAGAAGCTGCCTTACTCCATCCTGACCAGTTCGCGAACATCGACATCGATCTGTTCCCGATTCGGCATTGCCGAAATCGTCTGCGGCGCGCGCCAATGATCGATGTAGGAGATCTGATGCACGCAGGAGACGGTGCAATGCGGAGCGCAGCTTTTTTCGGTCAGGAACTCTCGGCGGATATCCTCGACGGTGTACTCGGCGAGCGGCTTGGCCGGGAAGCCGCGCTGTTGCGAGCAGTAGTGAACGAGTCCGTTCTCGCAAATATAGATGTAACGGGAGCCGGCGCGACAACGCCAAGTGTTCGGCTTCCCATCAGCGATCGCATCCTGAAAGTGATTGAAGCGCGAATAGTTCTTCTTCTCGAACGACTTCATCAGTCGATAGACTTCGCGCTCTTCTGGCTGCAGCGGCTTCAGTTGTCCGCTACCGTCATGGATGATGCCAATTGTCGAAGTGAAACCAAGTTCCAGAGCGCGCGTTCCGACTTTCACTGCGTCATGCGGATTGTGGATACCGCCACCGACGACTGAGTTGATATTGACGTGGAAGAGCGCATGCTCCGAGAGCAACTGCAGCTTCTTGTCGAGAACCTTCAGGCTCTTCTTCGAAATATCGTCCGGCATCACGTTATCGATCGAGATCTGCAGATGATCGAGTCCCGCTTTGTTGAGCCGGTGGATGCGCTCTGCCGTGAGCAGATATCCGTTCGTGATCATGCCCGCGATGATGCCGTGCTTGCGAATGCGCGCGATGATCAGGTCCAAATCGGGATGAAGCAGCGGTTCGCCGCCGCTGATGGTGACAATCGTTGTACCCAGATCGCCCAGACGGTCGATGCGCTCGTACATCGTCTCGACGGGAACAGGCTTCGAGAAGTCGTCGTACTCGTTGCAGTACGCGCAGGAGAGATTGCATCGCCGCATGGGAACGATATGCGCCATGACGGGATG
Protein-coding sequences here:
- a CDS encoding radical SAM protein, with translation MQERPTPPQPVSGLQRDAAAAKRRARELWMIGKALASTDHPVMAHIVPMRRCNLSCAYCNEYDDFSKPVPVETMYERIDRLGDLGTTIVTISGGEPLLHPDLDLIIARIRKHGIIAGMITNGYLLTAERIHRLNKAGLDHLQISIDNVMPDDISKKSLKVLDKKLQLLSEHALFHVNINSVVGGGIHNPHDAVKVGTRALELGFTSTIGIIHDGSGQLKPLQPEEREVYRLMKSFEKKNYSRFNHFQDAIADGKPNTWRCRAGSRYIYICENGLVHYCSQQRGFPAKPLAEYTVEDIRREFLTEKSCAPHCTVSCVHQISYIDHWRAPQTISAMPNREQIDVDVRELVRME